The Kitasatospora setae KM-6054 genome contains a region encoding:
- the mmpB gene encoding morphogenic membrane protein MmpB — protein sequence MLWSDPRDEPSQEAREVQRRLRRTALLIALLALVGAALVLV from the coding sequence GTGCTCTGGTCAGACCCGCGCGACGAACCGTCGCAAGAGGCCCGCGAGGTGCAGCGCAGGCTGCGCCGGACGGCGCTGCTGATCGCGCTGCTGGCGCTCGTCGGCGCGGCCCTGGTGCTGGTCTAG
- a CDS encoding DoxX family protein: MSQLTTTARSTADAARPHLIALYRVVVGLLFTCHGAASLFGVLGGAHGGGTVPAGSWPGWYAAVIQLVCGGLVLLGVGTRTAALLASGSMAYAYFTVHQENALFPLQNGGEASVLFCWAFLLIAILGPGSFALGQALRRS, translated from the coding sequence ATGTCCCAACTCACCACCACCGCGAGAAGCACCGCCGACGCGGCCCGTCCGCACCTGATCGCGCTGTACCGCGTCGTGGTCGGCCTGCTCTTCACCTGCCACGGCGCCGCGTCGCTCTTCGGCGTCCTCGGCGGCGCCCACGGCGGCGGCACCGTCCCGGCCGGCAGCTGGCCCGGCTGGTACGCGGCCGTCATCCAACTCGTCTGCGGCGGGCTGGTCCTGCTCGGCGTCGGCACCCGGACCGCCGCGCTGCTGGCCTCCGGCTCGATGGCCTACGCCTACTTCACCGTCCACCAGGAGAACGCGCTCTTCCCGCTGCAGAACGGCGGCGAGGCGTCCGTCCTCTTCTGCTGGGCCTTCCTGCTGATCGCGATCCTCGGCCCGGGCAGTTTCGCGCTCGGCCAGGCGCTGCGCAGGTCCTGA
- the hutU gene encoding urocanate hydratase: MAEQTSGPREVRAARGSGLSAQGWQQEAALRMLMNNLDPEVAEHPSKLVVYGGTGKAARDWRSFDAMVRTLEGLKQDETMLVQSGRPVGVMRTHEWAPRVLIANSNLVGDWANWEEFRRLESLGLTMYGQMTAGSWIYIGTQGILQGTYETFAAVANKKFGGTLEGTITLTAGLGGMGGAQPLAVTMNGGVAICVDCDPSRIARRIEHRYLDVEANGLDHALQLAVEARDQRRPLSIGLLGNAADLLPRLLAMDAPIDIVTDQTSAHDPLAYLPTGVAFDDMATYAAEKPAEFTVRARESMARHVEAMVGFQDRGAEVFDYGNSIRGEAQLAGYERAFAFPGFVPAYIRPLFCEGRGPFRWAALSGDPKDIHKTDRAVLDLFPENESLHRWITMAQEKVHFQGLPARICWLGYGERDKAGERFNDMVASGELSAPIVIGRDHLDCGSVASPYRETEAMLDGSDAIADWPLLNAMVNVASGASWVSIHHGGGVGIGRSIHAGQVTVADGTPLAGEKIRRVLTNDPGMGVIRHVDAGYDRAGEVAAERGVRVPMREHGPEHGHRHAPEHGHQHGAEHPHGPTAQR, translated from the coding sequence ATGGCAGAGCAGACGAGCGGCCCGCGCGAGGTCCGCGCGGCGCGGGGGAGCGGGCTCAGTGCGCAGGGGTGGCAGCAGGAGGCCGCGCTGCGGATGCTGATGAACAACCTGGACCCGGAGGTCGCCGAGCACCCGTCCAAGCTGGTCGTCTACGGCGGCACGGGGAAGGCGGCCCGGGACTGGCGCTCGTTCGACGCGATGGTGCGGACGCTGGAGGGGCTGAAGCAGGACGAGACCATGCTGGTGCAGTCCGGGCGGCCGGTCGGTGTGATGCGGACGCACGAGTGGGCGCCGCGGGTGCTGATCGCCAACTCCAACCTGGTCGGCGACTGGGCGAACTGGGAGGAGTTCCGCCGGCTGGAGTCGCTGGGCCTCACCATGTACGGCCAGATGACGGCCGGTTCGTGGATCTACATCGGCACCCAGGGCATCCTGCAGGGCACCTACGAGACCTTCGCGGCCGTGGCGAACAAGAAGTTCGGCGGCACCCTGGAGGGCACCATCACCCTCACCGCCGGCCTCGGTGGCATGGGCGGCGCCCAGCCGCTCGCGGTGACGATGAACGGCGGCGTGGCGATCTGCGTCGACTGCGACCCGTCCCGGATCGCCCGCCGGATCGAGCACCGGTACCTGGACGTCGAGGCGAACGGCCTGGACCACGCCCTGCAACTGGCCGTCGAGGCCCGCGACCAGCGGCGGCCGCTCTCGATCGGCCTGCTCGGCAACGCCGCCGACCTGCTGCCCCGGCTGCTCGCGATGGACGCCCCGATCGACATCGTCACCGACCAGACCAGCGCCCACGACCCGCTCGCCTACCTGCCGACCGGCGTCGCGTTCGACGACATGGCGACCTACGCGGCCGAGAAGCCCGCCGAGTTCACCGTCCGGGCCCGCGAGTCGATGGCCCGGCACGTGGAGGCGATGGTCGGTTTCCAGGACCGCGGCGCCGAGGTCTTCGACTACGGCAACTCGATCCGCGGCGAGGCGCAACTCGCCGGGTACGAGCGGGCGTTCGCCTTCCCCGGGTTCGTCCCGGCGTACATCCGGCCGCTGTTCTGCGAGGGCAGGGGCCCGTTCCGCTGGGCGGCGCTGTCCGGCGACCCGAAGGACATCCACAAGACCGACAGGGCCGTGCTCGACCTCTTCCCGGAGAACGAGTCGCTGCACCGCTGGATCACCATGGCCCAGGAGAAGGTGCACTTCCAGGGCCTGCCCGCGCGGATCTGCTGGCTCGGCTACGGCGAGCGCGACAAGGCCGGCGAGCGGTTCAACGACATGGTGGCGTCCGGCGAGCTGTCCGCGCCGATCGTGATCGGCCGCGACCACCTGGACTGCGGCTCGGTCGCCTCCCCCTACCGGGAGACCGAGGCGATGCTGGACGGCTCCGACGCGATCGCCGACTGGCCGCTGCTCAACGCCATGGTCAACGTGGCCTCCGGCGCGTCCTGGGTGTCGATCCACCACGGCGGCGGCGTCGGCATCGGCCGCTCGATCCACGCCGGGCAGGTCACCGTCGCCGACGGCACCCCGCTGGCCGGCGAGAAGATCCGCCGGGTCCTCACCAACGACCCCGGCATGGGCGTGATCCGGCACGTCGACGCCGGCTACGACCGGGCGGGCGAGGTCGCCGCCGAGCGCGGCGTCCGCGTCCCGATGCGCGAGCACGGCCCCGAGCACGGGCACCGGCACGCCCCCGAGCACGGGCACCAGCACGGCGCCGAGCACCCGCACGGCCCGACGGCGCAGCGGTGA
- the hutH gene encoding histidine ammonia-lyase, with protein sequence MHSVVVRVGKADVSAEDVLAVARGGARVEIGPDALAEMAAARARIDALAAEPRPVYGVSTGFGALAVRHISPELRAQLQRSLVRSHAAGMGPVVETEVVRALVFLRMKTLASGRTGVRPLVAETMAALLNAGITPAVREFGSLGCSGDLAPLSHCALVLMGEGTAFGPDGVEKDAGELLAAAGIAPVELLEKEGLALINGTDGMLGMLLMALADLRRLYTTADVTAAMSLEALLGTDKVLAPDLHAPIRPHPGQAAAAANMLAVLRGSALTGHHQDDAPRVQDAYSIRCAPQVAGAGRDTLAHAALVAERELAASVDNPVVLPDGRVESNGNFHGAPVGYVLDFLAIAAADLASISERRTDRLLDKARSHGLPAFLADDPGVDSGLMIAQYTQAALVSENKRLAVPASVDSIPSSAMQEDHVSMGWSAARKLRRSVANLGRVLAVELVAAARALEIREQAAEQSGVLAPATAAAVAAARAAGVGGPGRDRFLSPDLEAAAALVASGGLLAAVERVTGPLA encoded by the coding sequence ATGCACAGTGTCGTCGTCCGGGTCGGCAAGGCCGACGTCAGCGCCGAGGACGTCCTCGCCGTCGCCCGCGGCGGCGCCCGGGTGGAGATCGGGCCGGACGCGCTCGCCGAGATGGCCGCGGCCCGGGCGCGGATCGACGCGCTGGCCGCCGAGCCGCGCCCGGTGTACGGCGTGTCGACCGGCTTCGGCGCGCTGGCCGTGCGGCACATCAGCCCCGAGCTGCGGGCCCAGCTGCAGCGCTCGCTGGTCCGCTCGCACGCGGCCGGGATGGGCCCGGTGGTCGAGACCGAGGTGGTCCGGGCCCTGGTGTTCCTGCGGATGAAGACGCTCGCCTCCGGCCGGACCGGCGTCCGCCCGCTGGTCGCCGAGACGATGGCCGCGCTGCTGAACGCCGGGATCACCCCGGCCGTCCGGGAGTTCGGCTCGCTCGGCTGCTCCGGCGACCTCGCGCCGCTCTCGCACTGCGCGCTGGTGCTGATGGGCGAGGGCACCGCCTTCGGCCCGGACGGCGTGGAGAAGGACGCCGGCGAACTGCTCGCCGCCGCCGGGATCGCCCCCGTCGAACTGCTGGAGAAGGAGGGCCTGGCCCTCATCAACGGCACCGACGGCATGCTCGGCATGCTGCTGATGGCGCTGGCCGACCTGCGCCGCCTCTACACCACCGCCGACGTCACCGCCGCGATGAGCCTGGAGGCGCTGCTCGGCACCGACAAGGTGCTCGCCCCCGACCTGCACGCCCCGATCCGCCCGCACCCCGGGCAGGCCGCCGCCGCCGCCAACATGCTCGCGGTGCTGCGCGGTTCGGCCCTCACCGGCCACCACCAGGACGACGCCCCCCGGGTCCAGGACGCGTACTCGATCCGCTGCGCCCCGCAGGTGGCCGGCGCCGGACGGGACACCCTGGCGCACGCCGCGCTGGTCGCCGAGCGCGAACTGGCCGCCTCGGTCGACAACCCGGTGGTGCTGCCGGACGGCCGGGTCGAGTCGAACGGCAACTTCCACGGCGCGCCGGTCGGCTACGTGCTGGACTTCCTGGCGATCGCCGCCGCCGACCTGGCCTCGATCTCCGAGCGCCGCACCGACCGGCTGCTCGACAAGGCCCGCTCGCACGGCCTGCCCGCGTTCCTCGCCGACGACCCCGGCGTCGACTCCGGCCTGATGATCGCCCAGTACACCCAGGCCGCGCTGGTCAGCGAGAACAAGCGGCTCGCGGTGCCCGCCTCGGTCGACTCCATCCCGTCCTCCGCGATGCAGGAGGACCACGTCTCGATGGGCTGGTCCGCGGCCCGCAAGCTGCGCCGGTCGGTGGCCAACCTGGGACGCGTGCTGGCCGTGGAACTCGTGGCCGCCGCGCGCGCGTTGGAGATCCGGGAGCAGGCCGCCGAACAGTCCGGCGTGCTCGCCCCGGCCACCGCCGCCGCCGTCGCCGCCGCCCGCGCGGCCGGGGTCGGCGGGCCCGGCCGGGACCGCTTCCTCTCGCCGGACCTGGAGGCCGCCGCCGCGCTGGTCGCCTCCGGCGGGCTGCTGGCCGCGGTCGAGCGGGTCACCGGCCCGCTCGCCTGA
- a CDS encoding MurR/RpiR family transcriptional regulator produces the protein MTALDETGTGAGPSARLLQLFEGHRLTPTQRRIAHSLVRHATEAPFLSSVEVAELAGVSQPSVTRFAVALGYDGYPALRKQLRELGVGEPGTAESHDDVARNEHQQAVLAEIEHLRHLAELLADPAPIARAARILAASRPLPVLGLRAASAQARGFAYFAGKVHPDVRLLDEGGSMLADRLEQAAAAGATALLCFALPRYPRELMDALAVARDCGLTVLTVADSAFAPVAKLSDVLLPAAVGTGLVFDTACAPMMLGRVLLQTMCDEIPGAEARLEAIEQSATARQLFLD, from the coding sequence ATGACCGCCCTGGACGAGACCGGCACCGGTGCCGGGCCCTCCGCCCGACTGCTCCAGCTCTTCGAGGGCCACCGGCTGACCCCCACCCAGCGGCGGATCGCCCACTCGCTGGTCCGGCACGCCACCGAGGCGCCGTTCCTGTCCAGCGTCGAGGTCGCCGAACTGGCCGGCGTCAGCCAGCCCTCGGTCACCCGGTTCGCGGTCGCGCTCGGCTACGACGGCTACCCGGCGCTGCGCAAGCAGCTGCGCGAGCTCGGCGTCGGCGAGCCCGGCACCGCCGAGAGCCACGACGACGTGGCGCGCAACGAGCACCAGCAGGCCGTCCTCGCCGAGATCGAGCACCTGCGGCACCTCGCCGAACTGCTCGCCGACCCGGCTCCGATCGCCCGGGCCGCCCGGATCCTGGCCGCCTCCCGCCCGCTGCCGGTGCTCGGCCTGCGGGCCGCCTCCGCGCAGGCCCGCGGCTTCGCGTACTTCGCCGGCAAGGTGCACCCCGACGTCCGGCTGCTCGACGAGGGCGGCTCGATGCTCGCCGACCGGCTGGAGCAGGCCGCCGCCGCCGGGGCCACCGCGCTGCTCTGCTTCGCCCTGCCGCGCTACCCGCGCGAGCTGATGGACGCCCTCGCGGTGGCCCGCGACTGCGGCCTGACCGTGCTCACCGTCGCCGACTCGGCGTTCGCCCCGGTCGCCAAGCTCTCCGACGTCCTGCTGCCCGCCGCCGTCGGCACCGGCCTGGTCTTCGACACCGCGTGCGCGCCGATGATGCTCGGCCGGGTCCTGCTGCAGACCATGTGCGACGAGATCCCCGGCGCCGAGGCCCGGCTGGAAGCCATCGAGCAGTCCGCGACGGCCCGTCAACTGTTCCTGGACTGA
- a CDS encoding Maf family protein has translation MTARRPLVLASASPARLGLLRQAGLDPLVRVSGVDEDALSAATPGELALVLAVAKAEKVAGELAAEPGEPPLVVGCDSVLELDGAALGKPADAAQALARWRSMRGRAGVLRTGHCVIDTATGRRASATASTTVRFGTPDDAEVAAYVASGEPLHVAGAFTLDGRSAPFVEGIDGDPGNVIGLSLPLLRTLLAELDVRITDLWA, from the coding sequence ATGACCGCTCGCCGCCCGCTGGTTCTCGCGTCCGCCTCCCCCGCCCGGCTGGGCCTGCTGCGGCAGGCGGGCCTGGATCCGCTGGTGCGGGTCAGCGGGGTGGACGAGGACGCGCTGAGCGCCGCAACGCCGGGCGAGTTGGCGCTGGTGCTGGCGGTCGCGAAGGCGGAGAAGGTGGCCGGCGAGCTGGCCGCCGAGCCGGGTGAGCCGCCGCTGGTGGTGGGCTGCGACTCGGTGCTGGAGCTGGACGGCGCCGCGCTCGGCAAGCCGGCCGACGCGGCCCAGGCGCTGGCCCGCTGGCGCTCGATGCGCGGCCGCGCGGGCGTGCTGCGCACCGGCCACTGCGTGATCGACACCGCGACCGGGAGGCGGGCGAGCGCGACCGCCTCGACCACCGTCCGGTTCGGGACGCCGGACGACGCCGAGGTCGCCGCGTACGTCGCCTCCGGCGAACCGCTGCACGTGGCCGGGGCGTTCACCCTGGACGGCCGTTCGGCGCCGTTCGTGGAGGGGATCGACGGCGACCCCGGCAACGTGATCGGCCTGTCGCTGCCGCTGCTGCGCACGCTGCTCGCCGAGCTGGACGTGCGCATCACCGACCTCTGGGCCTAG
- a CDS encoding biotin--[acetyl-CoA-carboxylase] ligase codes for MTTPDSPRPRRSGLRGFGHDGPSPWTDLERPPLDERALRLDLLRPGALWTSLDVVSETGSTNADLAARAQDGAPEGAVLVAESQQAGRGRLDRRWSAPPRSGLFLSVLLRPQGVPVERYGWLPILIGTAVSATLDRIAGLRTGLKWPNDLQTDVDGRERKLGGILTELSGGAVVAGLGLNVSLRADELPVPTATSLALAGAETTDRQTLLRAVLREFADLYGEWTAAAGDPHASGLLPAYTARCTTLNRPVRVQLPGERELLGQAVAVDGDGRLVVRTPDGVRHPVSAGDVVHVRPQD; via the coding sequence GTGACCACTCCCGACAGCCCCCGCCCCCGCCGCTCCGGCCTGCGCGGCTTCGGCCACGACGGCCCCTCCCCGTGGACCGACCTGGAGCGCCCGCCGTTGGACGAACGGGCCCTGCGGCTCGACCTGCTGCGTCCCGGGGCGCTGTGGACCTCACTCGATGTGGTGAGCGAGACCGGCTCCACCAACGCCGACCTCGCCGCCCGCGCCCAGGACGGCGCGCCGGAGGGCGCCGTGCTGGTCGCCGAGTCGCAGCAGGCCGGCCGGGGCCGGCTCGACCGCCGCTGGAGCGCCCCGCCGCGCTCCGGGCTGTTCCTGTCGGTGCTGCTGCGCCCGCAGGGCGTGCCGGTCGAGCGCTACGGCTGGCTGCCGATCCTGATCGGCACCGCCGTCTCCGCCACCCTCGACCGGATCGCCGGCCTGCGCACCGGCCTGAAGTGGCCCAACGACCTGCAGACCGACGTCGACGGGCGGGAGCGCAAGCTCGGCGGCATCCTCACCGAGCTGTCCGGCGGCGCCGTGGTGGCCGGCCTCGGCCTGAACGTCTCGCTGCGCGCCGACGAACTGCCCGTCCCCACCGCGACCTCGCTCGCGCTGGCCGGCGCCGAGACCACCGACCGGCAGACCCTGCTGCGCGCCGTGCTGCGCGAGTTCGCCGACCTGTACGGCGAGTGGACCGCCGCGGCCGGCGACCCGCACGCCAGCGGCCTGCTGCCCGCGTACACCGCCCGCTGCACCACGCTGAACCGGCCGGTGCGGGTCCAGCTGCCCGGCGAGCGCGAACTGCTCGGCCAGGCCGTCGCGGTGGACGGCGACGGGCGGCTGGTGGTGCGCACCCCCGACGGCGTCCGGCACCCGGTCTCGGCGGGCGACGTGGTGCACGTCCGCCCGCAGGACTGA
- a CDS encoding acyl-CoA carboxylase subunit epsilon: MTPIQVLHGQPTPEELATVLAVVQSRAATRAAAGPAAGPASSWTVRVPRPLPAPGPHAWRTSLWPR; encoded by the coding sequence ATGACCCCCATCCAGGTGCTGCACGGGCAGCCGACCCCCGAGGAGCTGGCCACCGTCCTGGCGGTGGTCCAATCCCGGGCCGCGACCCGGGCCGCCGCCGGCCCGGCCGCCGGCCCGGCCTCCTCCTGGACCGTCCGCGTCCCGCGCCCGCTGCCCGCCCCGGGCCCGCACGCGTGGCGCACCAGCCTCTGGCCGCGCTGA
- a CDS encoding adenylate/guanylate cyclase domain-containing protein — translation MTDNGGATTGSGNGATDETTVATDLERLILDAPRKYTPYQAARAAEVPMDLATRFWRAMGFPDIGQSRALTDNDVIALRRLAGLIESGLLSEPMAIQVARSTGQTTARLAGWQMDTFLDNLTQPVEPGMTRSDVAYPLVELLLPELEQFLVYVWRRQLAAVTGRVVAAAEDHEVTSGRLAVAFADLVGFTRLSRRLEEEELGELVEGFENTCSDLIAGQGGRVVKTLGDEILFVSEDPATVAEIALSLVETLAKEDNMPALRVGMAFGTVTSRMGDVFGTTVNLASRLTSIAPKDAVLVDGELAAALDRDGTAALPETAPAPGHRFNLQPMWRRPVRGLGLVEPWLLTRVPGTD, via the coding sequence GTGACTGACAACGGCGGCGCCACGACGGGCTCCGGCAACGGCGCGACGGACGAGACCACCGTCGCCACCGACCTGGAGCGGCTGATCCTCGACGCGCCGCGCAAGTACACCCCGTACCAGGCCGCGCGCGCCGCCGAGGTCCCGATGGACCTCGCCACCCGGTTCTGGCGCGCCATGGGCTTCCCCGACATCGGCCAGTCCCGCGCCCTCACCGACAACGACGTGATCGCGCTGCGCCGGCTGGCCGGCCTGATCGAGTCCGGGCTGCTCAGCGAACCGATGGCGATCCAGGTGGCCCGCTCCACCGGCCAGACCACCGCCCGGCTGGCCGGCTGGCAGATGGACACCTTCCTCGACAACCTCACCCAGCCCGTCGAGCCCGGCATGACCCGCTCCGACGTCGCCTACCCGCTGGTCGAACTGCTGCTGCCCGAGCTGGAGCAGTTCCTGGTGTACGTCTGGCGCCGCCAGCTCGCCGCCGTCACCGGCCGGGTGGTCGCCGCCGCCGAGGACCACGAGGTCACCTCCGGCCGGCTCGCCGTCGCCTTCGCCGACCTGGTCGGCTTCACCCGGCTCTCCCGCCGGCTGGAGGAGGAGGAGCTCGGCGAACTCGTCGAGGGCTTCGAGAACACCTGCTCCGACCTGATCGCCGGCCAGGGCGGCCGGGTCGTCAAGACGCTCGGCGACGAGATCCTGTTCGTCTCCGAGGACCCGGCCACCGTCGCCGAGATCGCCCTCTCCCTGGTCGAGACCCTCGCCAAGGAGGACAACATGCCCGCCCTCCGGGTCGGCATGGCCTTCGGCACCGTCACCTCCCGGATGGGCGACGTCTTCGGCACCACCGTCAACCTCGCCTCCCGGCTCACCTCGATCGCCCCCAAGGACGCCGTCCTGGTCGACGGCGAACTCGCCGCCGCGCTCGACCGGGACGGCACCGCCGCCCTCCCCGAGACCGCGCCCGCCCCCGGCCACCGCTTCAACCTCCAGCCGATGTGGCGCCGCCCGGTCCGCGGCCTCGGCCTGGTCGAGCCCTGGCTGCTCACCCGGGTGCCCGGCACCGACTGA
- the fdhD gene encoding formate dehydrogenase accessory sulfurtransferase FdhD — MARATERRRVVRLDGDGRSGRPDSLAAEEPLEIRIGGEPLTVTMRTPGHDFDLVAGFLVGEGLVTTAEELAALRYCAGTDPDGANTYNVVDATVRGARPALSAHRNLLTTSACGLCGRDTVDAVRTRSRWDVAPDPLSVPAAVLYDLPGRLRAAQRAFDSTGGLHAAGLFGADGTPLCVREDVGRHNAVDKVVGWALREGRLPLTGHLLMVSGRASFELTQKAALAGLPLLAAVSAPSSLAVDLAEELGLTLVGFLRERSANVYSRADRIR; from the coding sequence ATGGCGCGGGCGACGGAACGACGACGAGTGGTGCGGCTGGACGGCGACGGGCGCTCCGGCCGGCCCGACAGCCTCGCGGCCGAGGAGCCGCTGGAGATCCGGATCGGCGGCGAGCCGCTGACCGTCACCATGCGCACCCCCGGCCACGACTTCGACCTGGTCGCCGGGTTCCTGGTCGGCGAGGGCCTGGTCACCACCGCCGAGGAGCTCGCCGCGCTGCGCTACTGCGCGGGGACCGACCCGGACGGCGCCAACACGTACAACGTGGTCGACGCCACCGTCCGCGGCGCCCGCCCGGCGCTCTCCGCCCACCGCAACCTGCTCACCACCAGCGCCTGCGGCCTGTGCGGCCGCGACACCGTCGACGCCGTCCGGACCCGCTCCCGCTGGGACGTCGCCCCCGACCCGCTCAGCGTGCCCGCCGCCGTCCTCTACGACCTCCCCGGCCGGCTGCGCGCCGCCCAGCGCGCCTTCGACAGCACCGGCGGCCTGCACGCCGCCGGACTCTTCGGCGCGGACGGCACGCCGCTCTGCGTCCGCGAGGACGTCGGCCGCCACAACGCCGTCGACAAGGTGGTCGGCTGGGCGCTGCGCGAGGGCCGCCTCCCGCTGACCGGCCACCTGCTGATGGTCTCCGGCCGCGCCTCCTTCGAACTCACCCAGAAGGCCGCCCTGGCCGGCCTCCCGCTCCTGGCCGCCGTCTCCGCGCCGTCCTCGCTCGCCGTCGACCTCGCCGAGGAGCTCGGCCTCACCCTGGTCGGCTTCCTCCGCGAGCGCTCGGCGAACGTCTACAGCCGGGCGGACCGGATCCGCTAG
- a CDS encoding acyl-CoA carboxylase subunit beta has translation MTQAPQAPQDPKAPHTTAGKLADLRRRIDEAVHSGSAAAVEKQHAKGKLTARERIAELLDEDSFVEFDEFARHRSTNFGQERNRPYGDGVVTGYGTVDGRQVAVFAQDFTVFGGSLGEVFGEKIVKVMDFALKTGCPMIGINDSGGARIQEGVVSLGLYGEIFRRNVHASGVIPQISLIMGPCAGGAVYSPAVTDFVVMADQTSHMFITGPDVIRTVTGESVDMEELGGARTHNTKSGNAHYLAADEKEAVEYVKALLSYLPSNNLSDPPVYPERADLSITAGDLELDAIVPDSANQPYDIRRVVEHVLDDGDFLEVQPLYAGNIVIGFGRVEGHPVGVVGNQPMDLAGCLDIAASEKAARFVRTCDAFNIPVLTFVDVPGFLPGTGQEWDGIIRRGAKLIFAYAEATVPLITVITRKAFGGAYDVMGSKHLGADINLAWPTAQIAVMGAQGAVNILHRREIAAAEAEGLGEERRAELLASYEDTLLNPYLAAERGYVDAVIAPSETRRHIVRGLRALRGKRESLPPKKHGNIPL, from the coding sequence ATGACCCAGGCACCGCAGGCACCGCAGGACCCGAAGGCACCGCACACCACCGCCGGGAAGCTCGCCGACCTGCGCCGGCGGATCGACGAGGCGGTGCACTCCGGCTCGGCCGCGGCGGTGGAGAAGCAGCACGCCAAGGGCAAGCTGACGGCCCGCGAGCGGATCGCCGAACTGCTGGACGAGGACTCCTTCGTGGAGTTCGACGAGTTCGCCCGGCACCGCTCGACCAACTTCGGGCAGGAGAGGAACCGCCCGTACGGCGACGGCGTGGTGACCGGCTACGGCACCGTGGACGGCCGTCAGGTCGCGGTGTTCGCCCAGGACTTCACGGTGTTCGGCGGCTCGCTGGGCGAGGTGTTCGGCGAGAAGATCGTCAAGGTGATGGACTTCGCGCTGAAGACCGGCTGCCCGATGATCGGCATCAACGACTCCGGCGGCGCGCGGATCCAGGAGGGCGTGGTCTCGCTCGGCCTGTACGGCGAGATCTTCCGGCGCAACGTGCACGCGTCCGGGGTGATCCCGCAGATCTCGCTGATCATGGGCCCGTGCGCGGGCGGCGCGGTGTACTCCCCCGCGGTGACGGACTTCGTGGTGATGGCCGACCAGACCTCGCACATGTTCATCACCGGGCCGGACGTGATCAGGACCGTCACCGGCGAGAGCGTCGACATGGAGGAGCTGGGCGGCGCCCGCACCCACAACACCAAGTCCGGCAACGCGCACTACCTGGCCGCCGACGAGAAGGAGGCCGTCGAGTACGTCAAGGCGCTGCTCTCCTACCTGCCGTCGAACAACCTGAGCGACCCGCCGGTCTACCCGGAGCGGGCCGACCTGTCGATCACCGCCGGGGACCTCGAACTCGACGCGATCGTCCCGGACTCGGCGAACCAGCCGTACGACATCCGCCGGGTGGTCGAGCACGTGCTGGACGACGGCGACTTCCTGGAGGTCCAGCCGCTGTACGCGGGCAACATCGTGATCGGCTTCGGCCGGGTCGAGGGCCACCCGGTCGGCGTGGTCGGCAACCAGCCGATGGACCTGGCCGGCTGCCTGGACATCGCCGCCAGCGAGAAGGCGGCCCGCTTCGTGCGGACCTGCGACGCGTTCAACATCCCGGTGCTGACCTTCGTCGACGTGCCCGGCTTCCTGCCCGGCACCGGCCAGGAGTGGGACGGCATCATCCGGCGCGGCGCCAAGCTGATCTTCGCGTACGCGGAGGCCACCGTGCCGCTGATCACCGTCATCACCCGCAAGGCGTTCGGCGGCGCGTACGACGTGATGGGCTCCAAGCACCTCGGCGCGGACATCAACCTGGCCTGGCCGACCGCCCAGATCGCCGTGATGGGCGCCCAGGGCGCGGTCAACATCCTGCACCGCCGGGAGATCGCCGCCGCGGAGGCCGAGGGCCTCGGCGAGGAGCGCCGCGCCGAGCTGCTCGCCTCGTACGAGGACACCCTGCTCAACCCGTACCTGGCCGCCGAGCGCGGCTACGTCGACGCGGTCATCGCGCCCAGCGAGACCCGGCGGCACATCGTCCGCGGCCTGCGGGCGCTGCGCGGCAAGCGGGAGTCGCTCCCGCCGAAGAAGCACGGCAACATCCCGCTCTAG